In a single window of the Roseofilum reptotaenium CS-1145 genome:
- a CDS encoding Uma2 family endonuclease translates to MSVQLIDEQQPQTETLEEEVIPLPPTDLPYDDGEPLESNRHRIGMNVLISSLHQAYQGRNDYYSSGNMFVYYSSAQVKNKDFRGPDFFVVLNVDGTLERRSWIVWEEKGRYPDVIVELMSPSTAQQDLNEKKRLYEQTFKTSDYFVYNPFDSNSLQGWRLGVNRTYEEISPNQYGWLWCASLGLWVGTWQGELMKENAPWLRFYDPEDNLILLPEELALLEQERANQAESERDRERERANLAETLVEEQNQKIQQLREHLQQLGINPDDLT, encoded by the coding sequence ATGTCGGTTCAATTGATAGATGAACAACAACCTCAAACCGAAACCCTTGAAGAAGAAGTCATTCCTCTTCCACCCACTGATTTACCTTATGACGACGGAGAACCCTTGGAAAGCAATCGTCATCGCATCGGCATGAATGTCTTGATTTCCTCCTTGCACCAGGCTTATCAAGGACGCAACGATTACTATAGTAGTGGCAATATGTTTGTCTACTACAGTAGCGCACAAGTCAAAAACAAAGACTTTCGCGGGCCGGATTTTTTTGTCGTCTTAAATGTAGATGGAACCCTAGAGCGCCGCAGTTGGATCGTGTGGGAAGAGAAAGGACGCTATCCTGATGTCATTGTCGAATTGATGTCACCCTCAACTGCCCAACAGGATCTCAATGAAAAGAAAAGGTTATACGAACAAACCTTTAAAACCAGCGATTATTTTGTCTACAATCCCTTTGACTCTAACTCATTACAGGGATGGCGTTTAGGTGTTAACCGCACATATGAGGAAATTAGCCCTAATCAGTACGGGTGGTTATGGTGTGCAAGTTTGGGATTATGGGTGGGCACTTGGCAAGGGGAGTTGATGAAAGAAAATGCCCCTTGGTTGCGTTTTTACGATCCAGAGGACAATTTGATCTTGTTACCAGAAGAACTGGCTCTGCTAGAGCAAGAGAGGGCAAATCAGGCTGAGTCGGAGCGCGATCGCGAACGGGAGAGAGCAAACCTAGCCGAAACCCTTGTTGAGGAACAAAATCAGAAGATTCAACAATTAAGAGAACACCTGCAACAACTGGGAATCAATCCCGACGATCTGACCTGA
- a CDS encoding glycosyltransferase family 2 protein, producing the protein MEPFVKPIYSFIVPIYNEENTIPELYNRLKSVMNQLEGQTELILVNDGSTDASLRLLRELYQRDNRVCYLSFARNFGHQIAVTAGLNYARGKAVVILDADLQDPPELIPEMLEKWQQGYQVVYAQRTRRHQEKRRKRWTAYLFYRILKYLSDVEIPTDTGDFCLMDRCVVDILNQMPERDRYIRGLRAWIGFQQTAILYERSPRFSGEVKYTFTKSLSLAINGIVSFSKVPLRLSTYVGLAAAAIALLMAVLVLYWRIVAPTAPLTGFATILIAIFFLGAIQLVSIGILGEYIGRIYEQVKGRPLYTLSEIRGWEKGDRQA; encoded by the coding sequence ATGGAACCGTTTGTCAAGCCTATTTATTCCTTCATTGTTCCCATTTATAATGAAGAAAATACGATTCCTGAGCTGTATAATCGTCTCAAGTCGGTGATGAACCAATTAGAGGGACAGACGGAATTAATTCTAGTTAATGATGGCAGTACGGATGCTTCCTTACGTTTATTGCGGGAATTGTATCAGAGGGACAACCGGGTTTGTTATCTCAGTTTTGCCCGTAATTTTGGTCACCAAATTGCCGTAACTGCGGGTTTAAATTATGCGCGCGGTAAAGCAGTGGTCATCTTAGATGCAGATTTACAAGATCCTCCGGAATTAATTCCAGAAATGCTGGAAAAATGGCAACAGGGCTATCAAGTGGTCTATGCCCAAAGAACGCGCCGACATCAAGAAAAGAGGCGGAAGCGATGGACGGCCTACTTGTTTTATCGGATACTGAAATATCTATCAGATGTGGAGATTCCTACGGATACAGGTGACTTTTGTTTAATGGATCGGTGTGTGGTGGATATTTTAAATCAGATGCCAGAGCGCGATCGCTACATTCGAGGTCTGCGAGCTTGGATTGGCTTCCAGCAAACAGCTATTTTATACGAGCGCAGCCCCCGATTTTCTGGTGAAGTCAAATACACCTTTACCAAATCATTATCTCTGGCCATTAACGGCATCGTATCTTTTTCCAAAGTCCCCCTGCGTTTATCCACTTACGTTGGTTTAGCGGCTGCAGCGATCGCCCTTTTGATGGCAGTATTAGTCCTCTATTGGCGCATCGTCGCTCCCACTGCTCCCCTCACCGGGTTCGCCACTATCCTGATTGCCATCTTCTTCCTGGGAGCCATACAACTTGTCAGCATCGGCATTCTGGGCGAATATATCGGTCGCATCTACGAACAAGTCAAAGGCCGTCCTCTGTATACCCTATCGGAAATTCGAGGCTGGGAAAAGGGCGATCGCCAAGCATAG